A window from Rhizosphaericola mali encodes these proteins:
- a CDS encoding phosphoglycerate kinase: MSHFTAHNFQGEKVLIRVDFNVPLDKQTLEVTDDTRIKAAVPTIKKILSDGGSVILMSHLGRPKEGPEDKFSLKYILSKVEELIGTKVEFANDCIGAEAIDKAAALQPGQVLLLENLRFYKEEEKGDKDFAEKLSKLGDVYVNDAFGTAHRAHASTAVIAQFFPTGKKFFGLLMDNEVSSAEKVLHHSEKPFTAIIGGAKVSDKILIIENLLEKATDIIIGGGMAYTFFKAKGGKIGASLCEDDRLETAVELLKKAEAKGVKIHLPQDSVIADKFAADANTEIAPSDAIEDGWMGLDIAVKAEAAFTEVIKNSKTILWNGPMGVFEMEKFQGGTKAVATAVAEATQNGAFSLVGGGDSVAAVNKFGFADKVSYVSTGGGALLEYFEGKILPGIAAIKEG, encoded by the coding sequence ATGAGTCATTTCACAGCGCATAATTTCCAAGGGGAAAAAGTATTGATAAGAGTCGATTTTAATGTTCCTTTAGATAAACAGACTTTAGAAGTTACAGATGATACAAGAATAAAAGCGGCGGTGCCAACAATTAAAAAAATCCTTTCTGATGGTGGTAGCGTTATTTTGATGAGCCATTTAGGTCGTCCAAAAGAAGGACCTGAGGACAAATTTTCCTTAAAATATATTTTATCCAAAGTAGAAGAATTGATCGGTACAAAAGTTGAATTTGCAAATGATTGTATCGGTGCGGAAGCTATTGATAAAGCGGCAGCTTTACAACCAGGACAAGTGTTGTTATTGGAAAATCTTCGTTTTTATAAAGAAGAAGAAAAAGGAGATAAAGATTTTGCAGAAAAATTAAGCAAATTAGGCGATGTATATGTCAATGATGCCTTTGGTACGGCGCATAGAGCGCACGCTTCCACTGCTGTAATTGCACAATTTTTCCCTACTGGAAAGAAATTTTTCGGATTGTTGATGGACAATGAAGTTTCAAGTGCAGAGAAAGTTTTGCATCATTCTGAAAAACCTTTTACGGCAATTATCGGTGGTGCGAAGGTTTCGGATAAGATTTTGATTATTGAAAATCTTTTAGAAAAAGCGACAGATATCATCATTGGTGGTGGTATGGCGTACACTTTCTTTAAAGCAAAAGGCGGAAAAATTGGCGCTTCCTTATGCGAAGATGATCGCTTGGAAACAGCGGTAGAATTATTGAAAAAAGCGGAAGCAAAAGGTGTAAAAATACATTTACCTCAAGATTCTGTTATCGCAGACAAGTTTGCGGCGGATGCCAATACGGAGATTGCTCCAAGTGATGCGATTGAAGATGGCTGGATGGGATTGGATATTGCTGTAAAAGCAGAAGCTGCTTTTACAGAAGTAATTAAAAATTCCAAAACGATATTGTGGAATGGTCCAATGGGCGTATTCGAAATGGAAAAATTCCAAGGTGGTACCAAAGCAGTTGCTACTGCCGTTGCAGAAGCTACCCAAAATGGAGCATTCTCTCTTGTTGGCGGTGGTGATAGCGTTGCAGCTGTAAATAAATTCGGATTTGCTGATAAAGTAAGCTACGTTTCTACGGGTGGTGGTGCTTTATTGGAATATTTTGAAGGTAAAATATTGCCGGGTATCGCTGCAATCAAAGAAGGTTAA
- a CDS encoding fatty acid desaturase family protein, whose product MQAAKFAHPNPSFYVELKKRINDYFKTTGQPMTGGSRILSKAIFLVILLVVLYTTIIFFTPSSNFISILLCMLLGAVASAVGFNVMHDGNHGSFSNSPIVNRLAANTAEFVGASQYMWNMKHNVIHHAYTNIDGIDDDIDAEPFLRMAPTQKKYKMHKFQHYYFWFFYAILHFFWTFISDFKKYFTGKIGATPIKKMKLRDHIEFWVFKAIYYGLFIVIPVVRFGWLPWFIGFAAFTMTAGLILSIVFQLAHTVSDTAFPMPQAPAYTLEDEWAVHQLRTTANFATQNKFICWYVGGLNFQVEHHLFPRISHIHYPAINKIVKQACKDYDVTYIEYDKMYQAIGSHIGFLKQMAHEDQKAA is encoded by the coding sequence ATGCAAGCAGCAAAATTTGCACATCCTAATCCTTCTTTTTACGTTGAACTAAAGAAGCGCATTAATGATTATTTCAAAACAACAGGTCAGCCAATGACCGGTGGTTCTAGGATTTTATCCAAAGCCATTTTTCTAGTAATATTATTGGTTGTATTATATACTACAATTATATTTTTTACGCCATCGTCTAATTTTATATCGATCTTATTGTGTATGCTGTTGGGTGCTGTAGCTTCTGCTGTAGGCTTTAATGTAATGCATGATGGCAATCACGGTAGTTTTAGTAACAGTCCGATTGTCAATCGTTTAGCAGCTAATACTGCGGAATTTGTTGGCGCTAGTCAATATATGTGGAATATGAAACACAATGTGATTCATCACGCCTATACTAATATTGATGGTATTGATGATGATATTGACGCAGAACCATTTTTAAGGATGGCGCCTACACAGAAGAAATATAAAATGCATAAATTTCAACACTATTATTTTTGGTTTTTCTATGCAATACTTCATTTTTTCTGGACATTTATCAGTGATTTTAAAAAATATTTCACAGGAAAAATTGGCGCAACTCCAATCAAAAAGATGAAATTGAGAGATCATATCGAGTTTTGGGTATTTAAAGCGATTTATTATGGTTTATTTATCGTCATACCAGTGGTTAGATTTGGATGGTTGCCATGGTTTATCGGATTTGCTGCATTTACCATGACGGCAGGTTTGATTTTGAGTATTGTATTTCAATTGGCACATACGGTGAGTGATACTGCATTTCCGATGCCGCAAGCTCCAGCTTACACCTTGGAAGACGAATGGGCGGTACATCAATTGAGAACAACAGCTAACTTTGCTACGCAAAACAAATTTATTTGTTGGTATGTGGGTGGTTTGAATTTTCAAGTAGAGCATCATTTATTTCCACGTATTTCGCATATTCATTATCCAGCGATTAATAAGATTGTGAAGCAAGCTTGTAAAGATTATGATGTGACGTATATTGAATATGATAAAATGTATCAAGCAATAGGATCACATATCGGATTTTTGAAACAAATGGCACATGAAGATCAAAAAGCCGCATAA
- the bshB1 gene encoding bacillithiol biosynthesis deacetylase BshB1 — protein sequence MSALKVDILAIGVHPDDIELGCGGTLIASVKQNKKVAIVDLTQGELGTRGTIHTRRQEAEDAAEVMGISYRENLEMADGFFEITQENLFKVIQVIRKYQPEILICNAPKDRHPDHGRSSELVVRAAFLSGLRKIETEWEGESQEAWRPKNIYHYIQDTYIEPDFVFDISDVHEQKIKAVVCYKTQFNTSDASEPTTYISTPDFLNRTIGRALSLGKTIGVQYAEGFISEKAVGVRDFNDLVQVTT from the coding sequence ATGAGTGCATTAAAAGTAGATATTTTGGCAATAGGAGTGCATCCCGATGATATCGAGTTGGGCTGCGGTGGTACACTTATCGCTTCTGTAAAACAAAACAAAAAAGTCGCTATCGTTGACCTTACACAAGGTGAATTGGGTACACGTGGAACGATCCATACCAGAAGACAAGAGGCAGAAGATGCCGCTGAGGTGATGGGTATTTCTTACCGCGAAAATTTGGAAATGGCAGATGGCTTTTTTGAAATTACACAAGAAAATTTGTTTAAAGTAATTCAAGTAATTAGAAAATATCAACCAGAAATATTGATCTGTAATGCGCCCAAAGATCGTCATCCAGATCATGGAAGAAGTTCTGAATTGGTGGTACGTGCAGCATTTTTATCGGGTCTTCGTAAGATAGAAACAGAATGGGAGGGCGAATCACAAGAAGCTTGGCGTCCCAAAAATATCTATCATTATATCCAAGATACGTATATCGAACCAGATTTTGTTTTTGATATTTCGGATGTTCATGAACAAAAAATCAAAGCTGTTGTTTGTTATAAGACACAATTTAATACATCGGATGCGTCTGAACCTACAACATATATTTCCACTCCGGATTTTTTGAATAGAACCATTGGTAGAGCATTGTCTTTAGGTAAAACAATCGGTGTACAATATGCCGAAGGATTTATAAGCGAAAAGGCAGTGGGCGTGAGAGATTTTAATGACCTCGTGCAAGTAACCACCTAA
- a CDS encoding DUF4294 domain-containing protein — protein MVKCLKNIWILFWLFLLGFSQNIWGQKMAKDTVVGIYIDPQTGDTLPCVSLPSVELEGKVLPKFKRYFKEWTRLRNAVYVTYPYALSASRVMNQINQELVGVTDKAKRKAIIHSHEADLKKNFTSKISNLSVYQGKVLMKLIRRQTGNNCYEIIQEYKGNLTALFWQSVAVVFGSSLKQDYDAEGEDQALEAIAQDVAKMYGQH, from the coding sequence ATGGTGAAGTGTTTAAAAAATATATGGATATTGTTTTGGCTGTTCTTGCTTGGCTTTTCCCAAAATATTTGGGGGCAGAAAATGGCAAAAGATACTGTCGTTGGTATTTACATAGATCCGCAGACAGGAGATACACTACCTTGTGTCAGTCTTCCGTCCGTTGAGTTGGAGGGAAAGGTTTTGCCAAAATTTAAAAGATATTTCAAAGAGTGGACCCGCTTACGCAATGCTGTTTACGTGACTTATCCATATGCTCTATCTGCATCGAGAGTGATGAATCAGATCAATCAAGAATTAGTAGGAGTGACAGATAAGGCAAAAAGAAAGGCAATAATCCACTCTCATGAGGCTGATTTAAAGAAAAATTTCACCAGCAAAATTTCTAATCTATCTGTATATCAAGGAAAAGTATTGATGAAGCTTATTCGCCGCCAAACGGGTAATAATTGTTACGAAATAATCCAAGAATATAAAGGAAATCTGACCGCCTTATTTTGGCAATCCGTCGCAGTGGTCTTCGGCTCTAGCCTCAAACAAGACTATGATGCTGAGGGGGAGGATCAGGCCCTGGAAGCAATTGCCCAAGATGTTGCTAAAATGTATGGACAACACTAA
- the holA gene encoding DNA polymerase III subunit delta: protein MSAEQIIESWKKNQFKPIYWLEGDEPFFIDQVMQYAENKILTPSEADFNLSVFYGKDADWAEVVNACRRYPMFAEKQVVVLKEAQQMKDVNVLESYVAKPMPTTIFVVSYKEKKVDARTTFAKTLKKNGEVLTTKKMYDSQLPDWINQMVKSKGFTITPKALQLVINSIGNDISRISNEINKLSVNLEGTTAINEDHIENYIGISKDFNVFEMQSALGNKDLTKAMRIVQYFGSNPKAGPMQMVLPSLYGFFSKVAMVFAAGSSDTKIIADTIGVNSFFVRDYITAANKYGYPGVEKVLLLLHEYNLRSIGVHNGGAESAELMKEMVVKMML from the coding sequence ATGTCTGCAGAACAAATCATCGAGTCTTGGAAAAAAAATCAATTTAAACCTATTTACTGGTTAGAAGGAGACGAACCTTTTTTTATTGACCAAGTGATGCAATATGCTGAAAACAAAATACTTACACCATCAGAAGCAGATTTTAACCTATCTGTTTTCTATGGCAAAGATGCAGATTGGGCAGAGGTTGTGAATGCTTGTCGCCGCTATCCTATGTTTGCGGAAAAACAAGTCGTCGTACTCAAGGAAGCACAACAGATGAAGGACGTCAATGTATTGGAATCTTATGTAGCGAAGCCGATGCCAACAACCATTTTCGTTGTGAGCTACAAAGAGAAAAAAGTGGATGCACGCACAACATTTGCCAAAACATTGAAAAAAAATGGCGAAGTTCTGACGACAAAAAAAATGTACGATAGCCAATTGCCTGATTGGATCAATCAAATGGTCAAGTCCAAAGGATTTACCATCACTCCGAAGGCATTACAATTGGTTATCAACTCAATAGGAAATGATATTTCTAGAATTTCAAATGAAATCAACAAACTTTCGGTCAATCTAGAAGGCACAACTGCGATCAACGAAGATCATATCGAAAATTACATTGGCATTAGCAAAGATTTCAATGTATTTGAAATGCAATCGGCCTTGGGAAATAAAGACTTAACAAAAGCGATGCGTATCGTTCAATATTTCGGTTCCAACCCCAAAGCAGGTCCGATGCAGATGGTTTTACCTTCTTTGTATGGCTTTTTTAGTAAAGTAGCGATGGTTTTTGCGGCAGGTAGTTCGGATACAAAAATTATTGCGGACACGATTGGCGTCAATTCTTTTTTCGTACGAGATTATATTACGGCTGCCAATAAATATGGATATCCTGGTGTGGAAAAAGTGCTTTTACTTTTGCATGAATACAATTTACGTTCAATTGGGGTACATAATGGCGGAGCAGAATCAGCCGAATTAATGAAAGAAATGGTTGTCAAAATGATGTTGTAA
- a CDS encoding DUF1697 domain-containing protein, translating into MSTVSTFVAFLRGVNVNGTSMKMAEVSSVFEKAGMQNVISILASGNIIFQTQLTASAARSILENAMSIHFNYEAFLFVKTKDEAASIFDNNPFQPDPDFHIYSFIGDIGLDKILMDQFENMTHSVGESAQIVTNNFYWKVPKGNTLQPGFGKILGNKKFKNLFTSRNINTFEKILKKM; encoded by the coding sequence ATGAGTACAGTTTCGACTTTTGTAGCTTTTTTGCGTGGTGTAAATGTTAATGGTACAAGTATGAAAATGGCAGAAGTTTCTTCCGTATTCGAAAAAGCGGGTATGCAAAATGTGATTTCCATTTTAGCGTCTGGTAATATCATCTTCCAAACACAACTTACTGCTTCTGCGGCTAGATCAATTCTAGAAAATGCAATGTCTATACATTTCAATTATGAAGCGTTTCTATTTGTGAAAACAAAGGACGAAGCGGCTTCTATTTTTGATAATAATCCATTCCAACCTGATCCAGATTTTCATATTTATAGCTTTATCGGGGATATCGGTTTGGATAAAATATTAATGGATCAATTTGAAAATATGACACATTCAGTCGGCGAATCAGCTCAAATTGTGACAAATAACTTTTATTGGAAAGTGCCTAAAGGAAATACTTTACAACCCGGATTTGGAAAAATATTAGGAAATAAGAAATTCAAAAATCTGTTTACTTCTCGCAATATCAACACATTTGAAAAGATTTTGAAGAAAATGTAA
- a CDS encoding MutS-related protein: protein MTKNTFITVYYRMTIYDYLKSWVIDKLAKKNTKNIQFGTANFPENDYSKILPFAYAQSDKSQLLSNQTIVDLDIESVFQKIDHCITPIGKQYLNSKLITQKNTELISELNINRYSDPIFRNAIIQSLQKLQNYQFFSLFEKIWIPKEMEFPKITWTKITTLILTLSLILSFIKVEFLGIFFIIYITHYIVYFKQKYLLLYYADQLNDISKLYQVAIELQSKSADNTPLPRIKIFNRVNIFLFFESISKADFTGISFLIYEQIKILFLWEFRLYRRTSKGITANRENLKTYFNFIGFTDMAYSIASLRASKNIHFCTPTRISIPKISFENLQHPLVENCIGNSFIFSRSCLITGSNMSGKTTFMRAIAINIQLSNTLNMAFADTFQYYNFPIYSAITISDDINNSKSFFFAEVDVMKNITSKTQKGNSLILLDEIFKGTNHDEKIAIKYAFYTFLNENGNIVLASTHDLEMAENLSNTYDFIYFNESIINNKLQFDYKLKLGLCKEQNAIRILELANMNYSIINYAKEFYHKKKI, encoded by the coding sequence TTGACAAAAAATACATTCATTACAGTATATTACAGAATGACTATATATGATTATTTAAAAAGTTGGGTTATTGATAAATTGGCAAAAAAGAACACGAAGAATATTCAATTTGGAACTGCGAATTTCCCAGAGAATGATTATAGTAAAATATTACCTTTTGCCTATGCTCAAAGCGATAAAAGCCAACTTCTCTCTAATCAAACTATTGTTGACTTAGATATAGAATCTGTATTTCAAAAAATTGACCACTGCATTACGCCTATTGGTAAACAATATCTAAACAGCAAATTGATTACTCAAAAAAATACCGAATTAATATCCGAACTAAATATAAATCGTTACAGTGATCCAATATTTAGAAATGCAATCATACAATCTTTACAAAAATTACAGAACTATCAGTTTTTCTCGCTATTTGAAAAAATATGGATTCCTAAAGAAATGGAATTTCCTAAGATTACATGGACTAAAATAACAACTTTAATACTTACACTAAGTTTAATTTTATCCTTTATAAAAGTAGAATTTTTAGGCATTTTCTTTATTATTTATATTACGCACTATATCGTTTATTTCAAACAAAAATATCTTTTACTATATTATGCAGACCAACTCAATGATATATCCAAACTATATCAAGTAGCAATCGAACTACAATCAAAATCTGCTGATAATACACCTTTACCAAGAATAAAAATATTTAATCGAGTAAATATTTTCTTATTTTTCGAATCTATTAGCAAAGCCGATTTTACAGGGATATCATTTCTTATCTACGAACAAATAAAAATTTTATTTCTATGGGAATTTCGTTTGTATCGACGAACATCCAAGGGAATTACAGCAAATAGAGAAAACCTTAAAACCTATTTTAATTTTATTGGCTTCACTGATATGGCATATAGTATAGCATCACTCAGAGCATCTAAAAATATACATTTTTGCACACCAACTAGAATTTCAATTCCCAAAATCTCCTTTGAAAATTTGCAACATCCATTGGTTGAAAATTGTATTGGGAATAGTTTTATATTTTCTCGTTCTTGTTTAATAACAGGCTCTAACATGTCTGGAAAAACGACTTTTATGAGAGCTATTGCAATTAATATCCAATTGTCTAATACGCTAAATATGGCATTTGCCGATACATTTCAATATTATAATTTTCCAATATATAGTGCGATTACGATTTCGGACGATATCAACAATAGTAAAAGTTTCTTTTTTGCAGAAGTAGATGTAATGAAAAATATAACATCTAAGACTCAAAAGGGCAATAGTTTAATTTTGTTAGATGAAATATTTAAAGGAACAAATCATGATGAAAAAATAGCTATCAAATATGCATTTTATACATTTCTTAATGAAAATGGGAATATCGTATTAGCATCAACTCATGACTTAGAAATGGCAGAAAATCTTAGTAATACTTATGATTTTATATATTTCAACGAGAGTATTATCAATAACAAATTACAATTTGACTATAAATTGAAATTAGGACTTTGCAAAGAACAAAATGCAATTAGGATTTTAGAATTAGCAAATATGAACTACTCTATTATCAATTACGCCAAAGAATTTTATCATAAAAAGAAAATTTAA
- a CDS encoding Dabb family protein has protein sequence MSIDLSKDGSSFVHHVFFYLKNPDNASAAEQLIDGLKKLTQVPTIQYYHIGLPAPTDRDVILGDYSISWLCLFKNLEEEEIYQSHPIHLKFIEECAHLWEKVEVFDSI, from the coding sequence ATGAGCATAGATTTATCTAAAGATGGTTCAAGTTTTGTCCATCATGTTTTCTTTTATTTAAAAAATCCAGATAATGCATCTGCAGCAGAACAACTTATTGATGGTTTGAAAAAGTTAACACAAGTGCCGACAATTCAATATTATCATATAGGTCTACCAGCACCGACAGACAGAGATGTTATTTTAGGCGATTATAGTATTTCTTGGCTTTGTTTGTTTAAGAATTTGGAAGAGGAGGAAATATATCAATCACATCCAATTCATCTAAAATTTATTGAGGAATGTGCACATTTATGGGAAAAAGTAGAAGTATTTGATTCTATTTAA
- a CDS encoding bifunctional riboflavin kinase/FAD synthetase yields MRVFNNIEALPTFKNAVVTIGTFDGVHLGHQKIISQLKAEAAHHNGETIIITFHPHPRKIVKEGNMPVPILTTLSEKIKLLESFGVDNVIVVPFDEAFSNQSAEEYIEKFLWDKCKPSCIIVGYDHRFGHGRTGDYKLLEKYGEKIGFKVKEISEQVQNEVAISSTRIREALLKGDIQTANNFLGHPYFFEGMVVTGNQLGRTIGFPTANLDVDNTEKLIPANGVYAVKVKDPHNENNQLKGMMNIGVRPTVGGTQRTIEVNILDFNQDIYGKMLEIEIIQHLRGEVKFAGLDALKAQLAKDRDAVNEIL; encoded by the coding sequence ATGAGAGTTTTTAACAATATTGAAGCATTGCCGACCTTTAAAAATGCGGTAGTTACGATTGGAACTTTTGACGGAGTGCACCTCGGCCATCAAAAAATTATATCTCAATTAAAAGCAGAAGCGGCACATCACAACGGTGAGACGATTATCATCACCTTTCATCCTCATCCACGTAAGATTGTGAAAGAAGGTAATATGCCTGTTCCGATATTGACGACGCTCTCAGAAAAAATTAAATTATTAGAAAGCTTTGGTGTTGATAATGTCATCGTCGTACCTTTTGACGAAGCATTTTCTAATCAAAGTGCAGAAGAATATATTGAAAAATTCCTTTGGGATAAATGTAAACCGAGTTGTATCATCGTCGGTTATGATCACAGATTTGGACATGGACGTACGGGCGACTACAAATTATTGGAAAAATATGGAGAAAAAATTGGCTTTAAAGTCAAAGAAATATCCGAACAAGTACAGAATGAGGTAGCGATTAGTTCGACTAGAATACGAGAAGCACTTTTAAAAGGCGATATTCAAACTGCCAATAATTTTCTCGGACATCCTTATTTTTTCGAAGGCATGGTCGTAACTGGCAATCAATTAGGAAGAACGATTGGTTTTCCAACCGCGAATTTGGATGTAGATAATACGGAAAAATTAATTCCTGCAAATGGCGTTTACGCAGTCAAGGTAAAAGATCCGCATAATGAAAATAATCAGCTAAAAGGGATGATGAATATTGGCGTACGTCCTACTGTTGGCGGTACGCAAAGAACAATAGAAGTCAATATTTTAGATTTCAATCAAGATATTTATGGAAAAATGTTGGAAATTGAAATTATTCAACATTTGCGTGGAGAAGTAAAATTTGCTGGTTTGGATGCGTTAAAAGCACAATTAGCAAAAGATCGCGATGCGGTGAACGAGATATTGTAA
- a CDS encoding AIR synthase related protein, with protein sequence MSLYTQRGVSAQKEEVHAAIEKLDQGLYPHAFCKMYPDFLGGDDKFINITHADGAGTKSILAYLYWKETGDISVWNGIAQDAVAMNLDDLLCVGIYDNLLFSSTIDRNKIIINGDVIKEVINGTQAFFDTLKQYGVQIHYLGGETADVGDVVRTIAVNGTMTARWPKSKVITNEKIKAGNVIVGFSSAGKAVYETEYNSGLGSNGLTSARHDVLAKYYAEKYPETFENKLPNEVVYIGKEKMTDTLEIDGEKISIGKLLLSPTRTYAPLMKQVLDKYFDTIYGVIHCSGGGQTKCMKYLPTTLKIVKDNMLPVPPIFDLIQKNSGSDDKEMYQVFNMGQRLEIFTDEATAPSLIEEATKLGIDAQVIGHVEASDKNELHIKTPKGWINY encoded by the coding sequence ATGTCATTATACACACAAAGAGGTGTTTCTGCGCAAAAAGAAGAGGTACATGCCGCGATTGAGAAATTAGATCAAGGGCTTTACCCACATGCATTTTGTAAAATGTATCCCGATTTTTTAGGTGGCGATGATAAATTCATCAACATCACGCACGCTGACGGTGCAGGCACCAAAAGTATTTTGGCGTATTTGTACTGGAAAGAAACAGGCGACATCAGTGTATGGAACGGCATCGCACAAGACGCTGTAGCGATGAATTTGGATGATTTGCTTTGCGTAGGTATCTATGACAATTTGTTATTTTCTTCTACCATCGATCGTAACAAAATTATTATCAACGGCGATGTAATCAAAGAAGTGATCAATGGCACACAAGCTTTTTTTGATACGTTGAAACAATATGGCGTTCAGATTCATTATTTAGGTGGAGAGACTGCTGATGTTGGTGACGTTGTACGCACCATTGCGGTGAATGGAACCATGACTGCAAGATGGCCAAAATCCAAAGTCATTACAAATGAAAAAATAAAAGCAGGTAACGTAATTGTTGGTTTTTCCAGTGCTGGTAAAGCTGTTTACGAAACAGAATATAATAGCGGCTTGGGAAGTAATGGATTGACAAGCGCAAGACATGATGTTTTGGCTAAATATTATGCAGAGAAATATCCTGAAACTTTCGAAAATAAATTACCAAATGAAGTGGTCTATATCGGAAAAGAAAAAATGACCGATACGTTGGAAATTGATGGCGAAAAGATCTCTATAGGTAAATTGTTACTTTCTCCTACGCGTACCTATGCGCCATTGATGAAGCAAGTTTTGGATAAATATTTTGATACAATTTATGGAGTGATTCATTGCAGTGGAGGTGGACAAACAAAATGCATGAAGTATTTGCCTACAACTTTAAAAATTGTCAAAGATAATATGTTGCCCGTCCCTCCTATTTTTGATTTGATTCAAAAAAATTCTGGTTCGGATGACAAAGAAATGTATCAAGTTTTCAATATGGGACAACGATTGGAAATATTCACAGACGAAGCCACTGCACCTTCTTTGATCGAAGAAGCAACCAAATTAGGTATTGATGCTCAAGTAATTGGACATGTAGAAGCCTCAGATAAAAATGAATTGCATATTAAAACACCAAAAGGTTGGATTAATTATTGA
- a CDS encoding porin family protein has product MKKVLLSLAFSMPFLFASAQSNKKIEFGINGGLSLYNLTNRQIYSENNYKAGFAAGVAVSIPIAKSFYIQPEALYQQQGSKYANLTTSISKADYEMRFGYVNFPLLAKYQLFNSNLSIYAGPQLGILTNAKYILTVSGTDINGKYETDIKKDVNTIDFSGAYGLEYYFAIGGNSKIVLNARYNTGFSHVMKSEESRDAKSKNTGFTFMVGYRF; this is encoded by the coding sequence ATGAAAAAAGTATTGTTATCATTGGCATTCAGTATGCCATTTTTGTTTGCCTCAGCCCAATCAAATAAAAAAATTGAATTTGGGATAAATGGCGGCTTAAGTTTGTATAATCTCACTAATCGCCAAATATATAGTGAAAATAATTACAAAGCAGGATTTGCAGCTGGAGTCGCGGTAAGTATACCTATAGCAAAAAGCTTTTATATTCAACCAGAAGCATTATATCAACAACAAGGTTCAAAATATGCTAATTTGACTACATCCATTAGCAAAGCAGATTATGAAATGCGATTTGGATATGTAAATTTTCCATTATTAGCCAAATATCAATTATTCAATTCAAATCTATCTATATACGCCGGTCCCCAATTGGGCATTTTAACAAACGCCAAATATATTCTTACAGTGAGCGGAACAGACATTAATGGAAAATATGAAACAGATATCAAAAAAGATGTAAATACGATAGACTTTAGCGGTGCGTATGGACTTGAATATTACTTTGCTATAGGAGGAAATTCGAAAATCGTATTGAATGCAAGATATAATACAGGTTTCTCTCATGTAATGAAAAGTGAAGAAAGTCGAGATGCTAAAAGTAAAAACACTGGATTTACTTTTATGGTTGGTTATAGATTCTAA